TGCATTTGCTTCTATTTCTGCAAGAGGAtggaaaattataatttttacaaatattgaaatattttttgttcacatttttaaaactttataaacttagCTTGAgacataatataattattgatataatataattattaatataattattgaaacataatataaaaatcttaaactgcattttatgaccccttaaaatgtactttttgacaatcaatcaatcaataaatcaagtgaatgaatgaataaataaataaataaataaagcaatgtGGTTGAGTGACTGTGAGCAGTAGATTGGTGAGTCTGAATTGCTGTAATAGAGGATTTCTCATAATTCATCTCAATAATGTTTTCTTGTTCAGGCTTTGTAACACTGGACCAGCTCTCTGTGACCTGTAATCAAAAGAGTATTTGTGCTGTGAAGGGGACAGAAGTGACACTGAAGTGCTTTTACTCCAACATCAACATCAAAACTGTGTTCTGGTTCAGTGAGAAACAAAATACAAACTGGAGAAAAAACAATGAACCTGAAGATTTGACTTTAGACTCAGACTACTCAGGACGAGTGAAACATCAGATCTCAAGCAGCTCTTCAACACTCACAATATCAgacgtgagagagagagactctggAGAATATCAGCTCATGTTCATCATGAATGATGGAGTTAAACATCTCAGCTCAGCAGCCGTCAGTCTAACAGTCACAGGTGAAACTGAGTCCAGATTCTGTTCAgttcagctgtttttatttgatgtgATGAAGtgtttcttaatttttaatctttactCTATTCAGACCTGCAGGTGAAGATGAATCCTGTGTCTACAGACCCGACAGATAAGAGAACAAAACTGACCTGTGACACTTCCTGCACTTCTGGAGTTTGGTATTACTGGATGAAGGATGGACAGCATTTCACATATACACAGTCCCCAACATATTTGTATCACACAGTAGAAATGCTGGCAGCTTTTCCTGTTCTCTTTATTCAGACCATAGACATCCTTCCTCTTCTGTGTGTGAGTgtcaaatattaaacattatttatatactgtagcTGTAAATGGAATAACATGTAAAATTGTTTGTTCATACATAAGTTTATCtaaacagatgttttaaaatgagtGTGAGTTTTGCATGTTAATCTGTGTTTCTTTCAGG
The genomic region above belongs to Labeo rohita strain BAU-BD-2019 unplaced genomic scaffold, IGBB_LRoh.1.0 scaffold_240, whole genome shotgun sequence and contains:
- the LOC127159655 gene encoding uncharacterized protein LOC127159655 isoform X2; translated protein: MNSRLSALILLLLIPGFVTLDQLSVTCNQKSICAVKGTEVTLKCFYSNINIKTVFWFSEKQNTNWRKNNEPEDLTLDSDYSGRVKHQISSSSSTLTISDVRERDSGEYQLMFIMNDGVKHLSSAAVSLTVTDLQVKMNPVSTDPTDKRTKLTCDTSCTSGVWYYWMKDGQHFTYTQSPTYLYHTVEMLAAFPVLFIQTIDILPLLCVFLRVSAGM